A window of the Pontibacillus yanchengensis genome harbors these coding sequences:
- a CDS encoding DNA internalization-related competence protein ComEC/Rec2: MKGTWHYIAVCALLGLYIDNVRPVMTFLYIIVIVLLLWRLRMSWVIIGGSVSVFCYFAFTFTIVSPSSLEIEDERIQKWEGRVISAPINRKEYLQFNVKDLQKEKKWRVTTFSTSAQIAGLDVGSICRFTAMQAPVQQARNPGAFDFGEFLQSKGISGSLHADSKSIACKATKGISVIHQFREFIIVNIQKAYSPSTASWIMTLVLGNDEWMDEDIVELFQRWNLSHLLAISGLHVGLCITFFTLLSFRTGFLTKESIRWLLICLLPLYSIIAGGAPSVVRAVWMAEIILFMTWLQKRRPVTDIISFLVVVLLLIDPYLGFQLGFQFSFLVTFALLLSKQLFTTISPLRTLLHVSIISQLTLIPIQVHQFYILNPVSIVANVFLVPIFSIILLPFCIFLAIVNWLPVVVISVLDQLFTIVIQFLIQCLHIIDQYLYIDWVIGEISLLSGVGYYSMFFIFMYMWEQQKNVKAFIASTTMVSVLIVHSLFPYFSPVGRVTMLDVGQGDTIIIEWPYRKHVLMIDAAGKTFNDNGEIFTYAIKPYLHSRGIGNVNTLILTHKDRDHMGSAELVLDHFHVETLLLNPFYQLDSTPEDIDVKNLQTGDTVTIENITFVVLHPKREAKEKNENSLVLSTSIGGKSWLLTGDIGKETELEIVQQFPGLTTDVLKVSHHGSRFSTSDSFVKEVNPSVAWISVGEKNTYGHPAKEVIDLLAGEGIYAMRTDLHGAVYYEFKEKTGTFFQYLP; the protein is encoded by the coding sequence GTGAAAGGGACGTGGCACTATATAGCAGTATGTGCGTTGCTCGGTCTCTATATAGACAATGTAAGACCTGTTATGACTTTCCTGTACATAATAGTCATCGTTTTATTATTATGGCGACTCCGCATGTCCTGGGTGATTATAGGGGGAAGCGTATCTGTTTTTTGCTATTTCGCATTTACTTTTACAATCGTTTCCCCTTCATCATTGGAAATAGAGGATGAACGTATTCAGAAATGGGAAGGGAGAGTGATTTCGGCCCCTATTAACCGCAAGGAGTACCTTCAATTTAATGTTAAAGATTTACAAAAAGAGAAAAAGTGGAGAGTTACAACTTTTTCTACCTCTGCTCAAATTGCGGGGTTAGATGTAGGTTCTATATGTAGGTTTACTGCCATGCAAGCACCTGTTCAACAGGCTAGAAATCCTGGAGCATTTGATTTTGGTGAGTTCCTACAATCTAAAGGGATATCAGGATCACTGCATGCTGATTCCAAATCCATTGCATGCAAAGCTACGAAAGGTATATCAGTCATCCATCAATTCCGCGAATTTATCATTGTTAACATCCAAAAGGCATATTCCCCCTCGACAGCGAGTTGGATAATGACTTTGGTACTCGGTAATGATGAATGGATGGATGAAGATATTGTTGAGTTGTTTCAGCGGTGGAATTTGTCCCACTTGTTGGCGATATCCGGATTGCATGTAGGATTATGTATTACTTTTTTTACTCTCCTTAGCTTTCGAACAGGATTTCTTACAAAAGAGTCTATTCGGTGGTTATTAATTTGTTTATTGCCATTGTATAGTATTATTGCTGGTGGAGCACCTTCCGTTGTGCGAGCAGTATGGATGGCAGAAATAATCCTTTTTATGACGTGGTTACAAAAACGTAGGCCTGTTACAGATATCATTAGTTTTTTGGTGGTCGTTCTTCTTCTAATTGACCCATACCTCGGATTTCAGCTAGGTTTTCAATTTTCCTTTCTTGTTACATTTGCTTTATTACTCTCCAAACAACTTTTTACAACTATATCCCCTCTTCGCACCCTTCTCCATGTAAGTATTATTAGTCAACTTACTCTTATCCCCATTCAAGTTCATCAATTTTATATTTTAAACCCCGTTTCGATTGTGGCTAACGTTTTTCTAGTGCCTATTTTCTCAATAATTTTGTTGCCATTTTGTATCTTCTTAGCTATAGTTAATTGGCTACCTGTAGTGGTTATCTCTGTTTTGGATCAATTGTTTACGATTGTAATCCAATTTTTAATACAATGTCTTCATATAATCGATCAATATCTATACATAGATTGGGTGATTGGGGAAATCTCCCTGTTAAGTGGAGTTGGTTATTATAGTATGTTTTTTATATTTATGTACATGTGGGAGCAACAGAAAAACGTTAAGGCATTTATAGCTAGTACAACTATGGTTTCTGTGTTGATTGTTCATTCGCTCTTTCCTTACTTTTCACCGGTAGGAAGAGTGACCATGTTGGATGTTGGTCAAGGGGACACCATTATTATTGAATGGCCTTACCGAAAGCATGTTCTTATGATTGATGCCGCTGGAAAAACATTTAATGATAATGGTGAAATATTCACGTATGCTATCAAACCTTATCTTCATTCAAGAGGTATTGGAAATGTGAACACACTCATCCTAACGCATAAGGATAGAGATCATATGGGGAGTGCCGAACTAGTTCTAGATCATTTTCATGTGGAAACACTTTTACTTAACCCTTTTTATCAGTTGGATTCTACGCCTGAAGATATTGATGTAAAAAATCTCCAAACAGGAGATACAGTGACGATTGAAAATATAACGTTTGTTGTGTTGCATCCAAAGCGTGAAGCAAAAGAGAAAAATGAGAACTCCTTAGTACTTTCGACTTCAATAGGTGGTAAAAGCTGGTTACTAACAGGTGATATTGGGAAAGAAACGGAACTTGAGATCGTGCAACAGTTCCCGGGATTAACAACCGATGTTCTAAAGGTATCTCATCATGGCAGTCGGTTCTCAACATCCGATTCCTTTGTAAAGGAAGTTAATCCAAGTGTTGCGTGGATATCTGTTGGTGAAAAAAATACGTATGGCCATCCTGCAAAAGAGGTCATTGATTTGTTAGCAGGTGAGGGGATTTATGCGATGAGAACAGATTTGCATGGGGCTGTCTATTATGAATTTAAAGAAAAGACAGGTACGTTTTTTCAATATCTCCCATAA
- a CDS encoding YqzM family protein, producing the protein MNEFKKEVQSPTNDVVDSAKGFLFSFIFFFVIFAIGVGVRLIEIL; encoded by the coding sequence GTGAACGAATTTAAAAAAGAAGTGCAATCACCGACAAACGATGTAGTTGATTCTGCTAAAGGATTTCTATTTTCTTTTATTTTCTTTTTCGTCATCTTTGCAATTGGAGTAGGCGTTCGCTTAATTGAAATCTTATAA
- the holA gene encoding DNA polymerase III subunit delta has protein sequence MVYFEALKQIKQKQFDSVYLLYGTESYLVQDIQQAIVQYGLTEEEQEVNLSIYDLEEFPIQEVVMDAETFPFFGERKILICKNASLFKAKPDKAQVEHDMSVLQQYLTEPVDYSILVFIAPYEKVDERKKVIKQIKQQGKVIPCQSLKEHEMSDWIQSIARELHINIESAAIDVFIQENGTNLMAIRNELQKMSSYVGDEGTITKDIAEMLAAHNPQASALKLVDAVMNQNVEQAILLYKDLEKQNEEPIALLALLASQFRLIYQSKLLKQKGYSQNQMAQQIKAHPFAIKMALKRERGFSEGQLAQITQLLTEADASMKQGKMEKNLSFELLLYELIHVKKNKK, from the coding sequence ATGGTCTACTTCGAAGCCTTAAAACAAATAAAACAAAAACAATTTGATTCCGTGTATTTACTTTATGGTACAGAAAGTTATCTTGTTCAAGATATTCAGCAAGCCATTGTCCAGTATGGGTTAACTGAAGAAGAGCAAGAAGTCAATTTATCCATATATGACTTAGAAGAGTTTCCAATTCAGGAAGTGGTTATGGATGCAGAAACATTTCCCTTTTTTGGAGAACGAAAAATTCTTATTTGTAAAAATGCGAGCCTATTCAAGGCCAAGCCAGATAAAGCACAAGTTGAACATGATATGAGCGTTTTACAACAATATTTAACTGAACCAGTTGATTATTCAATCTTAGTATTCATTGCCCCGTACGAGAAGGTTGATGAGCGAAAAAAAGTCATAAAGCAAATCAAACAACAAGGAAAGGTTATTCCTTGCCAATCTTTAAAAGAACATGAAATGAGCGATTGGATTCAGTCTATAGCAAGAGAATTACATATAAACATAGAATCTGCAGCGATTGATGTTTTTATTCAAGAAAATGGGACCAACCTTATGGCTATTCGTAATGAACTGCAAAAGATGTCATCATATGTTGGGGACGAGGGAACGATTACAAAAGATATTGCTGAAATGCTTGCCGCTCATAATCCGCAAGCATCAGCACTCAAGCTTGTGGATGCAGTAATGAACCAAAATGTTGAACAGGCCATTTTGCTCTATAAGGATTTAGAGAAACAAAATGAGGAACCTATTGCCTTATTAGCGTTGCTTGCTTCTCAATTTAGATTAATTTATCAATCTAAGCTTCTAAAGCAAAAAGGGTACAGTCAAAACCAAATGGCTCAACAAATAAAGGCTCATCCCTTTGCAATTAAAATGGCATTAAAGAGGGAAAGAGGGTTTTCTGAGGGACAACTAGCACAAATAACTCAACTGCTTACGGAAGCGGATGCCTCGATGAAACAAGGGAAAATGGAAAAAAACCTTTCATTTGAGTTGTTATTATATGAACTTATTCACGTAAAGAAGAATAAAAAGTAA
- the rpsT gene encoding 30S ribosomal protein S20 has translation MPNIKQAKKRVVTQSFQRSKNHSFKTEMRSAVRKVEGLISEDKKEEAQDALKTAVRKIDKAVSKGLIHRNNGNRHKSRLHKKVKNLSA, from the coding sequence ATGCCAAATATTAAACAAGCGAAAAAACGTGTTGTTACTCAAAGTTTCCAACGTTCTAAGAACCATTCTTTCAAAACAGAAATGCGTTCTGCAGTAAGAAAAGTTGAAGGTCTTATTAGCGAAGATAAAAAAGAAGAAGCACAAGATGCTCTTAAAACAGCTGTTCGTAAAATTGATAAAGCTGTAAGCAAAGGCCTTATTCATAGAAACAATGGTAATCGCCACAAATCTCGTCTTCATAAGAAAGTTAAAAATCTTTCTGCGTAA
- the gpr gene encoding GPR endopeptidase yields the protein MNVDLERYQIRTDLAVEAKELVDEKENQNTDSKQGVTVRESQDGDIKVTYVDIDEDGAEKTGKKPGSYITIESQGIRNHDSELQHHTSSIFARELEGLISKSNLPDDASCLVVGLGNHNVTPDALGPMVMQKLLVTKHLFELQPERVDEGFRPVSSLTPGVMGVTGIETSDIIFGVINKIKPDFVIAVDALASRSINRVNATIQISDTGIHPGSGVGNKRKELSVDTLGIPVIAVGVPTVVDAVTITSDTIDYMLKHFGREWNEKGDPSKALTPAGMDFGEKKQLTEEDLPNEEQREAVLGMIGGLSEQEKRSLIQEVLNPLGHNLMVTPKEVDGFMKDMAHVIATGMNAALHESVDPTNDGTFTR from the coding sequence ATGAATGTTGACTTAGAGCGATACCAGATAAGAACTGATTTAGCTGTAGAAGCAAAAGAATTAGTGGACGAAAAAGAAAATCAAAATACAGATTCAAAACAAGGTGTCACTGTAAGAGAAAGTCAAGACGGAGATATTAAAGTAACTTATGTAGATATTGATGAAGACGGTGCAGAGAAAACCGGTAAGAAGCCGGGTTCCTATATTACAATTGAATCTCAGGGAATACGTAATCATGATTCTGAGTTACAACATCATACTTCTTCTATCTTTGCTCGAGAGTTAGAGGGTCTTATTAGTAAATCTAACCTTCCAGACGATGCGAGTTGCTTGGTGGTAGGGCTTGGAAATCACAATGTTACTCCTGATGCATTAGGGCCAATGGTCATGCAAAAGCTTTTAGTAACCAAACACTTATTTGAATTACAACCTGAACGAGTTGACGAAGGGTTTCGCCCAGTATCATCTCTTACTCCAGGAGTAATGGGGGTGACGGGAATAGAAACAAGCGATATCATTTTTGGTGTGATTAACAAGATTAAACCGGATTTTGTTATCGCTGTCGACGCATTAGCCTCTCGTTCTATTAATCGAGTGAATGCGACGATTCAAATCTCTGACACGGGGATACATCCTGGTTCTGGAGTAGGTAATAAGCGGAAAGAACTTAGTGTGGATACATTAGGAATCCCAGTTATTGCTGTAGGAGTTCCTACTGTCGTGGATGCAGTTACCATAACAAGTGATACGATCGATTATATGCTGAAACATTTCGGGAGAGAATGGAATGAAAAAGGGGATCCATCTAAAGCGTTAACCCCAGCCGGGATGGACTTTGGTGAGAAAAAACAACTTACAGAAGAGGACTTACCAAACGAAGAGCAACGAGAGGCAGTGCTCGGAATGATTGGTGGTTTGTCTGAACAGGAAAAACGTTCATTGATTCAGGAGGTATTAAATCCATTAGGACATAATCTTATGGTAACCCCTAAAGAGGTAGATGGGTTTATGAAAGACATGGCTCATGTGATTGCTACTGGAATGAATGCTGCGTTGCATGAATCAGTAGACCCTACTAATGATGGCACATTTACGAGGTAG
- the spoIIP gene encoding stage II sporulation protein P, which produces MNSKGVSLIREEMKKWYKRSSFYMIAIIALFLFAGILTSIQPAYRLSSSTLHQWTSQISGSSFLHLMGMENRIFKTAYPEDQEDIKVSEVVFQMATSIKPNDPRTLLGREIPGFSSYDGEIIVAGKGTDYTNMPIESSPPMEVFETEKEAVIKEEPSTEEKSPDKNPFQTTGERDVVFIYHTHNRESFLPLLPAGTVADEAFHSKANITMVGERLAKGLEENGIGTNVDKTDITKKLKEKNMEYYQSYGASRPIVQEAIKQDGNLQFFFDLHRDSLGKDITTIKLDGINYAKIFFVVGGEYARYKQNLKLANDLHMAIEKKYPGLSRGVLIKKGDGTNGKFNQDLSQNAVLIEFGGVENNLDELYRSADVVADVFSDFYWKAEKVNGN; this is translated from the coding sequence ATGAATTCAAAAGGAGTCTCCCTCATTCGTGAAGAGATGAAAAAATGGTATAAACGCAGTAGTTTTTATATGATTGCCATCATAGCGTTATTTTTGTTTGCTGGTATTTTAACATCAATCCAGCCAGCTTATAGATTATCCTCTTCGACTCTTCATCAGTGGACAAGTCAAATATCCGGTTCTTCCTTCTTACACTTAATGGGGATGGAAAATCGCATATTTAAGACAGCTTATCCGGAAGACCAGGAGGATATTAAAGTCTCTGAAGTTGTATTTCAAATGGCAACTAGTATAAAACCGAATGACCCAAGAACATTACTGGGGCGTGAAATCCCTGGATTCTCCTCATATGATGGAGAAATCATTGTTGCAGGTAAAGGCACCGATTATACTAATATGCCAATCGAATCGTCTCCACCAATGGAAGTATTTGAGACAGAGAAAGAAGCTGTTATAAAAGAAGAACCATCAACAGAAGAAAAGTCACCAGATAAGAATCCTTTCCAGACCACCGGTGAAAGGGATGTCGTTTTTATTTATCATACACATAACAGGGAATCTTTCTTACCTTTACTACCAGCTGGAACCGTAGCTGATGAAGCATTTCATTCAAAAGCAAATATTACGATGGTAGGAGAGAGATTAGCTAAAGGATTAGAAGAAAACGGAATAGGGACAAATGTTGATAAGACAGATATTACGAAAAAACTTAAAGAGAAGAACATGGAGTATTATCAGTCCTATGGTGCTTCACGTCCAATCGTCCAAGAAGCTATTAAACAGGATGGGAACTTACAATTCTTCTTTGACTTGCACCGGGATTCCTTAGGAAAAGACATAACTACTATTAAACTGGATGGAATAAACTATGCCAAGATATTTTTTGTGGTTGGGGGAGAGTACGCTCGTTACAAACAAAATCTTAAACTTGCTAATGACTTGCACATGGCTATTGAGAAAAAGTATCCAGGGTTAAGTCGGGGAGTACTTATTAAAAAAGGGGATGGAACAAACGGGAAGTTCAATCAAGATTTGTCCCAAAATGCTGTCCTTATAGAATTCGGTGGGGTAGAAAACAATCTTGACGAATTATATAGAAGCGCTGATGTTGTTGCAGATGTCTTTAGTGATTTTTATTGGAAGGCTGAAAAAGTGAACGGAAATTAA
- a CDS encoding DUF3679 domain-containing protein: protein MVRFTMTFLIMVILFMSGVLLGMNQASLGMIQMRGFSDTNFHEVIKTQQPTSSNYEVEVLGKEFQQVPVEEKQQVYADMQTTHGVQKLAFMLEKGVKWVYNTMIFVVYQLVQVFFA, encoded by the coding sequence ATGGTACGCTTCACAATGACGTTTCTTATCATGGTCATCCTGTTCATGAGCGGAGTATTGTTAGGGATGAATCAAGCAAGTCTTGGGATGATCCAAATGAGAGGTTTTTCCGATACGAATTTTCATGAAGTAATTAAGACCCAACAACCTACTTCAAGCAATTATGAAGTGGAAGTTTTAGGAAAGGAATTCCAACAAGTACCTGTCGAGGAAAAACAACAGGTTTATGCTGATATGCAAACCACTCATGGTGTACAGAAATTAGCTTTCATGTTGGAAAAAGGTGTGAAATGGGTGTATAACACCATGATCTTTGTAGTGTACCAGCTTGTACAAGTCTTTTTTGCATAA
- the lepA gene encoding translation elongation factor 4: protein MIKQENVRNFSIIAHIDHGKSTLADRILEKTKALTDREMKEQFLDAMDLERERGITIKLNAVQLRYESQHTGEDYLFHLIDTPGHVDFTYEVSRSLAACDGVILVVDAAQGIEAQTLANLYLALDNDLEIIPVINKVDLPAADPEGVSKEIEDLLGVTSEEVLWASAKAGKGIDEILEAIVHRVPAPEGNPDDPLKALIFDSLYDPYRGVIASISVKEGTVKVGQRIRMMQTGKEFEVNEIGVFNPKPTAKDQLTVGDVGFLTASIKNVSDSRVGDTITDANKPAAEPLPGYKKLNPMVFCGLFPVDASNYNDLREALERLELNDSSLQYEAETSQALGFGFRCGFLGLLHMEIIQERIEREFGIQMITTAPSVIYEVESVDGEEFTIDNPSLMPDPQSIREVREPFVNATIMVPNEYVGAVMEICQKKRGAFQDMEYLDDNRVNITYEIPLSEIVYDFFDQLKSQTKGYASFDYELEGYKASNLVKMDIWLNGDTIDALSFIVHRDFAFERGKAITHKLKDLIPRQQFEVPVQAAIGNKIVARSTIKAMRKNVLAKCYGGDISRKRKLLEKQKEGKKRMKMVGSVEVPQEAFMAVLEMDTDND from the coding sequence ATGATTAAACAAGAAAATGTGCGTAATTTTTCGATTATAGCTCATATAGACCACGGTAAATCAACATTAGCAGACCGTATTTTAGAGAAAACAAAGGCTTTAACGGATCGCGAAATGAAGGAACAATTTCTAGATGCGATGGATTTAGAGCGTGAACGTGGAATTACCATTAAATTAAATGCTGTACAGCTTCGATATGAATCTCAACATACGGGGGAAGATTACCTCTTTCACCTTATTGACACACCAGGACACGTCGATTTTACGTATGAAGTCTCACGAAGTTTAGCTGCTTGTGATGGCGTTATTTTAGTGGTAGATGCTGCTCAAGGTATTGAAGCACAAACATTAGCAAATCTATACTTAGCACTTGATAATGACCTAGAGATTATTCCAGTTATTAATAAAGTCGATTTACCAGCAGCAGACCCTGAAGGTGTCTCAAAAGAAATTGAGGACCTGTTAGGCGTAACAAGTGAGGAAGTATTATGGGCTTCTGCAAAAGCTGGAAAGGGCATTGATGAAATTCTTGAAGCCATTGTACACCGAGTACCTGCTCCTGAAGGAAATCCAGATGACCCATTAAAAGCATTGATTTTTGATTCCTTGTATGACCCATATCGTGGGGTTATTGCCTCTATAAGTGTCAAAGAAGGAACAGTTAAGGTTGGTCAGCGCATTCGAATGATGCAAACAGGTAAAGAATTTGAAGTCAATGAAATTGGGGTATTCAATCCTAAACCTACCGCCAAAGACCAACTAACTGTAGGCGATGTTGGCTTTTTAACCGCATCTATTAAGAATGTTAGTGATTCCCGAGTAGGTGATACGATTACTGATGCTAATAAACCAGCAGCAGAACCACTCCCGGGTTATAAGAAATTGAATCCTATGGTGTTCTGTGGGTTATTCCCTGTAGATGCTAGTAATTATAATGACTTACGTGAGGCATTAGAGCGTCTTGAATTAAATGATTCTTCCTTACAATACGAAGCAGAGACATCTCAAGCTCTTGGGTTTGGTTTCCGTTGTGGCTTCTTAGGTCTCTTGCACATGGAGATTATCCAAGAACGTATTGAACGTGAGTTTGGTATCCAAATGATTACAACAGCACCAAGCGTTATTTATGAAGTGGAATCTGTAGATGGAGAAGAGTTTACCATTGATAATCCATCTTTAATGCCAGATCCTCAATCCATAAGAGAAGTGCGTGAACCATTTGTTAACGCCACTATTATGGTTCCGAACGAATATGTGGGAGCTGTTATGGAAATTTGCCAGAAAAAACGTGGCGCATTCCAAGATATGGAGTATTTAGATGATAACCGAGTGAATATAACGTATGAGATTCCATTGTCTGAAATCGTCTATGATTTCTTTGATCAATTGAAATCTCAAACAAAAGGGTATGCCTCCTTTGACTATGAGCTTGAAGGGTATAAGGCCTCTAACCTAGTGAAAATGGATATCTGGTTGAACGGTGATACAATTGATGCGCTTTCTTTCATTGTCCACAGAGACTTTGCCTTTGAACGTGGTAAAGCTATTACACATAAACTAAAAGATTTAATTCCAAGACAACAATTTGAGGTACCTGTTCAAGCTGCCATTGGAAATAAGATTGTTGCTCGTTCTACCATTAAGGCAATGCGCAAAAACGTGTTAGCAAAATGTTATGGCGGGGATATATCTCGTAAGCGTAAACTTCTAGAGAAGCAAAAAGAAGGTAAAAAGCGAATGAAAATGGTAGGATCTGTAGAGGTGCCACAAGAAGCCTTTATGGCCGTTCTTGAAATGGATACAGACAACGATTGA
- the hemW gene encoding radical SAM family heme chaperone HemW, giving the protein MISSVYIHIPFCQQICHYCDFTKFFYNKELADQYLDALDREIEEEVGKKQMYMRTIFVGGGTPTALNYTQLEQLLKTISESFDVESCEEYTFEANPGEFDEKKLALLKDYGVNRISFGVQVFDDQMLEKLGRNHRVKDVYDNLRHFEKLDFENVSVDLIYGLPGQTVEHFQQTVNEAIRLDLPHYSSYSLQIEPKTVFYQRHKKGKLHKPMEEDEAQMYELLVRDMEQSGVQQYEISNFAKPGFESKHNLTYWNNDYYYGFGSGAHGYLPGKRTVNIRPLPQYIKKAMEDGKPTLHEEPIHEKERIEEQMFLGLRKAEGVSKSVFKNRFGKSLSSLYQEELDYLKRKEWIEEKGDFIRITPQGRLFGNNVFQEFLLEDEKLQ; this is encoded by the coding sequence ATGATATCTTCTGTATATATTCATATACCATTCTGCCAACAAATCTGTCATTATTGTGATTTTACAAAGTTTTTCTATAATAAAGAATTAGCTGATCAATATCTAGATGCATTGGATCGAGAAATAGAAGAAGAAGTTGGTAAGAAGCAAATGTATATGCGAACAATTTTTGTTGGAGGTGGAACTCCTACAGCACTCAACTATACTCAACTAGAGCAACTTCTTAAGACCATTTCCGAGTCTTTTGATGTAGAAAGTTGTGAAGAGTACACCTTTGAAGCCAATCCAGGAGAGTTTGATGAGAAGAAACTCGCTCTTTTAAAGGACTATGGCGTGAATCGAATCTCGTTTGGTGTGCAAGTATTTGATGATCAAATGCTTGAAAAGCTCGGACGTAATCATCGAGTGAAGGATGTATATGATAATCTACGTCATTTTGAAAAGCTCGACTTTGAAAATGTATCAGTGGATTTAATTTATGGTTTACCTGGCCAAACGGTTGAACATTTTCAACAAACAGTGAATGAAGCGATTCGTTTAGATCTTCCTCATTATTCTTCTTATTCTTTGCAAATAGAGCCTAAAACAGTGTTTTACCAACGGCATAAGAAAGGTAAACTTCATAAGCCGATGGAAGAAGACGAAGCTCAAATGTATGAATTGCTTGTGAGAGATATGGAACAAAGTGGTGTACAGCAGTATGAAATCAGTAATTTTGCCAAACCAGGTTTTGAAAGTAAGCATAATTTAACTTATTGGAATAACGATTATTATTATGGTTTCGGTTCAGGAGCTCATGGGTATTTACCTGGGAAACGAACAGTAAATATCCGGCCACTGCCTCAATATATTAAGAAGGCAATGGAAGATGGCAAACCTACTCTTCATGAAGAGCCAATTCATGAGAAGGAAAGAATAGAAGAGCAAATGTTTCTAGGTCTACGAAAAGCTGAGGGAGTTTCCAAGAGCGTTTTTAAAAATCGTTTTGGTAAATCGTTATCTTCTTTATATCAAGAGGAATTAGATTATTTAAAACGGAAAGAATGGATAGAAGAAAAAGGTGATTTCATTCGAATCACTCCCCAGGGCAGGCTATTTGGGAACAATGTATTTCAAGAGTTTCTGTTAGAGGATGAAAAACTACAATAA
- the hrcA gene encoding heat-inducible transcriptional repressor HrcA produces MLTERQLLILQVIIDDFIDSAQPVGSRAISKKEKVSFSSATIRNEMADLEEMGFLEKTHSSSGRVPSEKGYRFYVDHLMSPFHLPRSDISFVQEAFTNQLVEFERVVQQSARVLSDLTNYTSIILGPEVYETRLKQLQIIPLSNYSAVAILVTNTGHVEHRSFTIPVEIQSSDLEKMVNILNKKLYGVPIIHLHRKLNSEISELLRQHTDEFDKAYKYLQAALFEEQPVKLYVGGKTNILMQPEFKDIEKVRSLYSMIEEEAEIAHLLRHESDEIKVTIGQENEVKAMKDCSLITASYSLGDEQMGTIALLGPTRMEYSKVISLLNLLSNRMSQTFHSWYQNGGNGE; encoded by the coding sequence ATGTTGACTGAAAGACAATTACTTATATTGCAAGTGATTATTGATGATTTCATCGACTCAGCGCAGCCTGTGGGCTCTCGTGCCATTTCCAAGAAGGAAAAAGTCTCTTTTAGTTCTGCTACTATCCGAAACGAGATGGCTGATTTGGAAGAAATGGGTTTTCTAGAGAAAACACACTCTTCCTCAGGACGTGTGCCTTCAGAAAAAGGGTATCGATTTTATGTTGATCATTTAATGTCACCCTTTCATTTGCCAAGGTCAGATATTTCTTTTGTTCAGGAAGCATTCACCAATCAGTTGGTTGAGTTTGAAAGGGTAGTCCAGCAATCAGCTCGTGTTTTGTCAGATTTAACAAACTATACTTCCATCATTTTAGGTCCTGAAGTGTACGAAACAAGATTGAAGCAACTCCAGATTATACCATTATCTAATTATTCTGCTGTTGCGATTCTTGTTACGAATACAGGGCATGTTGAACATCGGTCGTTTACGATCCCAGTAGAAATACAATCTAGTGATTTGGAAAAGATGGTCAACATTTTAAACAAGAAGTTGTATGGTGTACCGATTATTCATTTACATCGCAAGTTAAACTCTGAAATATCAGAGTTGTTGCGTCAGCACACGGATGAATTTGATAAAGCATATAAGTATTTGCAGGCAGCTCTTTTTGAAGAACAGCCAGTTAAACTGTATGTTGGTGGCAAAACCAACATTCTTATGCAGCCTGAATTTAAGGATATTGAGAAAGTTCGTTCTTTATATTCTATGATTGAAGAAGAAGCAGAAATTGCTCATCTTCTTAGACACGAATCTGATGAAATCAAAGTCACAATTGGTCAAGAGAATGAAGTCAAAGCAATGAAAGATTGTAGTCTCATTACTGCGTCTTATTCATTAGGCGATGAGCAAATGGGAACCATTGCTTTATTAGGTCCAACAAGGATGGAATATTCAAAAGTTATTTCCCTTTTAAATCTTTTGTCTAATCGAATGTCACAAACGTTTCATTCTTGGTATCAAAATGGTGGAAATGGGGAATGA